A region of the Candidatus Anoxymicrobium japonicum genome:
GCGTCGAACGGCAACTTCCTGAACTGCTGATAGTTTCGGCGGTCAACGTGTGTGACATCGCGTCGCTCGAGCGCGGGCAAGACGCCCATGGTGAAATTGAAATAGTGGTGATGAGAGCGCCCGGAAAAAAGTGCCAGCGCTGTTGGAATTACAGCCCCACGGTTGGAGCGTTTAATTCAGAGCCGGACATTTGCGAACGATGTGTCCTCGCGCTGGAGCGTCAGTGATAACATGGTGCGCATAAAACTTCTCGAGCGCTCAACGAAGAACATGTCTGCCTTTAGCGTTGCGGTCGCCGCGTCAACGATTGCGCTGGATCAGATTTCCAAGGCGCTTGTTGTCGCATGTCTGGAGACAGGCCAGTCGATCTCTTTGCTGCCACACGTGATTTCGCTTACACACTCGACAAATACCGGCGGGGCGTTCGGTATCATGCGCCAGGGCAATCAGGTGATCTTTCTCGTGGCAACAGGGATCATCGCGCTTGGATTTGCGTGGTTCATCGTATCCAGACGCGCCGGCGATCCGCTCTCATTCATCGGCCTCGGGCTTTTGGTCGGAGGATCGCTTGGCAACCTCATCGACCGTATCGCCCGTC
Encoded here:
- the lspA gene encoding signal peptidase II, producing the protein MVRIKLLERSTKNMSAFSVAVAASTIALDQISKALVVACLETGQSISLLPHVISLTHSTNTGGAFGIMRQGNQVIFLVATGIIALGFAWFIVSRRAGDPLSFIGLGLLVGGSLGNLIDRIARQKVVDFLDLGWWPVFNVADVAIVIGVIILVIVLAFDFMREKSLEIENQ